A window from Salinigranum halophilum encodes these proteins:
- a CDS encoding DUF853 family protein, which yields MPDFDLAVHMDIEDEEGGLSDQDNEYDPLYLTLTVDKDTANALDWVRVLWNHRKVRVVPDDLTHDEIREMFAAICRAVMRLCKDIRPELTAFISCDEAHNILKEHDFPEAVERAITGGRKHGVETLFCSQRPALLPTTLISQADKRVYFALSDDNDIKKVNKTSSFPGDKLAKLPARKAIVENKATGQWEELETDGIGRKRPHFSGDDGIADRHFPI from the coding sequence GTGCCGGACTTCGACCTCGCCGTTCACATGGATATCGAGGATGAGGAAGGCGGGCTGTCCGACCAGGACAACGAGTATGACCCGCTGTACCTGACGCTCACGGTTGACAAAGACACGGCCAACGCTCTCGACTGGGTGCGTGTGCTGTGGAACCACCGGAAGGTTCGAGTCGTTCCCGACGACCTCACCCACGACGAAATACGCGAAATGTTCGCGGCGATCTGTCGGGCGGTCATGCGACTGTGCAAAGACATCCGGCCCGAACTCACGGCGTTCATCTCGTGTGACGAGGCCCACAACATCCTGAAGGAACACGACTTTCCCGAGGCGGTCGAGCGGGCGATCACGGGTGGTCGGAAGCACGGCGTCGAGACGCTGTTTTGTTCCCAGCGCCCGGCTCTCCTGCCGACGACGCTTATTTCGCAAGCGGACAAGCGGGTGTATTTCGCGCTATCAGACGATAACGACATCAAGAAGGTGAACAAGACATCCTCGTTCCCCGGTGACAAACTGGCGAAACTCCCCGCTCGGAAGGCTATCGTCGAGAACAAAGCCACCGGCCAATGGGAGGAACTTGAGACAGATGGTATCGGGCGGAAGCGTCCGCACTTTTCCGGCGACGACGGAATCGCCGACCGTCACTTCCCGATATAG